A genomic segment from Nicotiana tabacum cultivar K326 chromosome 9, ASM71507v2, whole genome shotgun sequence encodes:
- the LOC107787830 gene encoding phosphoglycerate kinase, cytosolic yields MAVKKSVGSLKEADLKGKRVFVRVDLNVPLDENFNITDDTRIRAAVPTIKYLMQHGSHVILASHLGRPKGVTPKYSLKPLVPRLSELLGVEVKIANDSIGPEVEKLVAEIPEGGVLLLENVRFYKEEEKNEPEFAKKLASLADLYVNDAFGTAHRAHASTEGVAKYLKPAVAGFLMQKELDYLVGAVANPQKPFAAIVGGSKVSSKIGVIESLLEKVDVLLLGGGMIFTFYKAQGYAVGSSLVEEDKLDLATSLMEKAKAKGVSLLLPTDVVIADKFAADANSKVVPASEIPDGWMGLDIGPDAIKSFGSALDTTKTVIWNGPMGVFEFDKFAAGTEAIAKKLAELSGKGVTTIIGGGDSVAAVEKVGLAEKMSHISTGGGASLELLEGKPLPGVLALDDA; encoded by the exons ATGGCGGTGAAGAAGAGCGTGGGATCACTGAAAGAAGCAGATCTGAAGGGGAAGAGAGTATTCGTGAGAGTTGATCTGAACGTTCCATTGGATGAAAACTTTAACATCACTGATGACACCAGAATCAGAGCCGCTGTACCTACCATCAAGTACTTGATGCAACACGGTTCTCATGTCATTCTTGCCTCTCATCTT GGTCGCCCTAAAGGTGTTACCCCAAAGTACAGCTTAAAGCCGCTTGTGCCTAGACTTTCAGAACTATTGGGAGTTGAG GTCAAGATAGCAAATGATTCAATTGGTCCAGAAGTTGAGAAATTGGTCGCTGAAATACCGGAAGGAGGAGTTCTGCTGCTAGAGAATGTCAGATTCTATAAAGAAGAGGAGAAGAATGAGCCCGAATTTGCCAAGAAATTGGCATCTCTTGCAGATTTGTACGTCAATGATGCATTTGGGACTGCTCATAGAGCCCATGCTTCCACAGAAGGGGTTGCTAAGTACTTGAAACCAGCTGTTGCTGGATTCCTTATGCAAAAG GAACTTGACTATTTAGTTGGAGCTGTGGCAAATCCCCAGAAGCCATTTGCTGCAATTGTTGGTGGTTCAAAAGTATCATCTAAGATTGGTGTTATAGAGTCTCTCTTGGAGAAGGTTGACGTGTTATTACTTGGCGGAGGAATGATCTTTACTTTCTACAAGGCGCAAGGGTACGCTGTTGGATCATCACTAGTGGAGGAGGACAAGCTTGATTTGGCAACATCTCTCATGGAGAAGGCAAAGGCAAAAGGGGTATCTCTATTGCTTCCCACTGATGTAGTGATTGCCGACAAGTTTGCTGCTGATGCGAACAGCAAG GTTGTTCCAGCATCTGAAATTCCTGATGGCTGGATGGGATTAGATATTGGACCCGATGCAATCAAGTCATTTGGCAGCGCCTTGGATACCACCAAGACTGTCATTTGGAATGGACCAATGGGTGTGTTTGAGTTTGACAAGTTTGCTGCTGGAACAGAG GCTATTGCAAAGAAACTGGCAGAGCTTAGTGGAAAGGGAGTGACAACCATCATAGGGGGTGGTGATTCTGTAGCTGCAGTTGAGAAGGTAGGACTTGCAGAGAAGATGAGCCACATATCAACTGGAGGGGGTGCTAGCTTGGAGCTTCTCGAGGGGAAACCACTCCCTGGAGTGCTTGCCCTAGATGATGCCTGA
- the LOC107787829 gene encoding thiosulfate/3-mercaptopyruvate sulfurtransferase 1, mitochondrial isoform X1, which translates to MAAGLLSRTLFAHRLLKPSTFYKPQFFISKKPFYSQAAPTYYSYKVVGSVTCCVASSRIGIRTTFSTLAVSTNEPVVSVDWLHANLKNPDMKVLDASWYMPNEQRNPLQEYQVAHIPEALFFDVDGISDRTTNLPHMLPSEEAFAAAVSALGIENKDGVVVYDGKGIFSAARVWWMFRVFGHDRVWVLDGGLPRWRASGYDVESSASGDAILKASAASEAIEKVYQGQTVAPITFQTKFQPHLIWTLDQVRKNIEETTYQHIDARSKARFDGVAPEPRKGIRSGHVPGSKCIPFAQMLDGSQTLLSDEELKKKFEQEGISLDKPVITSCGTGVTACILALGLYRLGKTDVPVYDGSWTEWGGHPDAPVSTSEP; encoded by the exons AAGAAACCTTTCTACTCCCAAGCTGCACCAACCTATTACTCTTACAAGGTTGTGGGTTCTGTTACATGTTGCGTGGCTTCATCAAGGATAGGAATACGGACAACATTCTCAACACTAGCTGTGTCCACCAATGAACCTGTTGTTTCAGTTGACTGGCTCCATGCAAACCTTAAAAACCCTGATATGAAG GTGTTGGATGCATCTTGGTACATGCCAAACGAGCAGAGAAACCCCCTTCAAGAGTATCAG GTTGCACACATTCCTGAAGCACTCTTCTTTGATGTAGATGGTATATCTGATCGTACTACAAAT TTGCCACACATGCTGCCATCCGAAGAAGCATTTGCAGCTGCTGTGTCTGCTCTTGGAATCGAGAACAAAGATGGGGTTGTTGTCTATGATGGGAAGGGAATTTTCAGTGCAGCTCGTGTATGGTG GATGTTTCGAGTTTTTGGACATGACAGAGTTTGGGTTTTAGATGGAGGCTTGCCAAGATGGCGTGCTTCTGGATATGATGTTGAATCCAGTGCATCTGGTGACGCAATTTTGAAAGCTAGCGCTGCCAGTGAAGCAATAGAGAAAGTATATCAAGGACAGACG GTCGCACCTATTACCTTTCAGACCAAGTTTCAGCCACATCTCATCTGGACCCTTGACCAG GTTCGGAAGAACATTGAAGAGACAACTTATCAGCATATAGATGCTCGATCCAAAGCTAG GTTTGATGGTGTTGCACCAGAGCCTCGAAAAGGAATAAGAAGTGGTCATGTACCTGGGAGCAAGTGCATTCCTTTTGCACAG ATGCTGGATGGCTCTCAGACACTATTATCTGATGAAGAGCTCAAGAAAAAATTTGAGCAGGAAG GTATCTCTTTGGACAAGCCTGTAATAACTTCTTGTGGCACTGGGGTAACAGCTTGCATACTTGCCTTG GGCCTCTATCGACTTGGAAAGACTGATGTTCCAGTCTATGATGGTTCGTGGACAGAATGGGGAGGACATCCAGATGCACCAGTCTCCACATCTGAACCGTAA
- the LOC107787829 gene encoding thiosulfate/3-mercaptopyruvate sulfurtransferase 1, mitochondrial isoform X2 yields MAAGLLSRTLFAHRLLKPSTFYKPQFFISKPFYSQAAPTYYSYKVVGSVTCCVASSRIGIRTTFSTLAVSTNEPVVSVDWLHANLKNPDMKVLDASWYMPNEQRNPLQEYQVAHIPEALFFDVDGISDRTTNLPHMLPSEEAFAAAVSALGIENKDGVVVYDGKGIFSAARVWWMFRVFGHDRVWVLDGGLPRWRASGYDVESSASGDAILKASAASEAIEKVYQGQTVAPITFQTKFQPHLIWTLDQVRKNIEETTYQHIDARSKARFDGVAPEPRKGIRSGHVPGSKCIPFAQMLDGSQTLLSDEELKKKFEQEGISLDKPVITSCGTGVTACILALGLYRLGKTDVPVYDGSWTEWGGHPDAPVSTSEP; encoded by the exons AAACCTTTCTACTCCCAAGCTGCACCAACCTATTACTCTTACAAGGTTGTGGGTTCTGTTACATGTTGCGTGGCTTCATCAAGGATAGGAATACGGACAACATTCTCAACACTAGCTGTGTCCACCAATGAACCTGTTGTTTCAGTTGACTGGCTCCATGCAAACCTTAAAAACCCTGATATGAAG GTGTTGGATGCATCTTGGTACATGCCAAACGAGCAGAGAAACCCCCTTCAAGAGTATCAG GTTGCACACATTCCTGAAGCACTCTTCTTTGATGTAGATGGTATATCTGATCGTACTACAAAT TTGCCACACATGCTGCCATCCGAAGAAGCATTTGCAGCTGCTGTGTCTGCTCTTGGAATCGAGAACAAAGATGGGGTTGTTGTCTATGATGGGAAGGGAATTTTCAGTGCAGCTCGTGTATGGTG GATGTTTCGAGTTTTTGGACATGACAGAGTTTGGGTTTTAGATGGAGGCTTGCCAAGATGGCGTGCTTCTGGATATGATGTTGAATCCAGTGCATCTGGTGACGCAATTTTGAAAGCTAGCGCTGCCAGTGAAGCAATAGAGAAAGTATATCAAGGACAGACG GTCGCACCTATTACCTTTCAGACCAAGTTTCAGCCACATCTCATCTGGACCCTTGACCAG GTTCGGAAGAACATTGAAGAGACAACTTATCAGCATATAGATGCTCGATCCAAAGCTAG GTTTGATGGTGTTGCACCAGAGCCTCGAAAAGGAATAAGAAGTGGTCATGTACCTGGGAGCAAGTGCATTCCTTTTGCACAG ATGCTGGATGGCTCTCAGACACTATTATCTGATGAAGAGCTCAAGAAAAAATTTGAGCAGGAAG GTATCTCTTTGGACAAGCCTGTAATAACTTCTTGTGGCACTGGGGTAACAGCTTGCATACTTGCCTTG GGCCTCTATCGACTTGGAAAGACTGATGTTCCAGTCTATGATGGTTCGTGGACAGAATGGGGAGGACATCCAGATGCACCAGTCTCCACATCTGAACCGTAA